CATGCTGAAGCCCCGGGGGCCCCCTGGAGACCCCCAGACCCTGTCTCCAGCCCCGCTGGCCTCCTTCACCAGCACGGGCAGGCTCGAACCCTGACAGAGCCCCTCAGGGATGTGGCTCTCCTCCGAGAGTCCTTCTTCATCTGACCAGGAGAAAGCACCTGGGGagacgggcggggggggggggggcagtgagaggaaggagcagagctccacggcccctgccccccccacagGCCTGAGGGAAGCACGCGGACTCCGGGGCCAGGCCCCACCCTTACCGTCATCATCCCTGAGGGGTCCCGCACAGACGCCCAGCAGCAGTGGGGACGCCTGCGATGGCTTGGGCACCTGCTGCCGGGGGAGCCCGTGGGCCCCGGACACCATGTCCTCCAGCTGCCTTGCATCCAGGCCTGAAGACAGAAGCAGCCAGCCTGTGCCATGCACCCCAGGTGTGCACGAGGGCCCCCGGAAAGGAAAGGGTGTACGCCACCCGCAGACAGGGCCAGCACTGGAGACTGTCACAAATCCCGCCCACGAGGTGGGGACACTCACTAGCCTCGCAGGTTGGGGGTACCCCAGGTGAGTCTCCAGCACTGCAGAGGAAACGAGAGATCAGGTGGGAAGGGTGCAGCAGAAGGCCGACGGGCgcaggccaagggcaggcacttgCCTTCCTGGAGGCGACCTCTCCAGGGGGCCCAGAATGTCCCACAGGAAGATGGCATCCCCCACACTGAGGAGCCGCTGCTGGTCAGGGGCGAAGGCCACAGCTCGTACGGGCTCTGAATGGCCAATATACACCTGGGGGCAACGAGAGTGACGCACAGGGGCCGCTGAGGCGCAGCCGGAACCCTATGGTCCTTTCAGCACTGGCACGTGCTTCAACCTGGCGGACATAGCCCGCAGACCCGGCTGTGGGCCCCCCGACCCGCCAGACTGGGGCATGAGGAAGAGGCTCTCAGGGCTGTCAGGCCGCAGCAGGCACGGGGACGTCGGGGTGGTCCGTGCCCGCCTGCCGTGTCCCAGCCTGCGGCACCCACCTGGCAGCCGGGACAGGCCTGCGTCAGGTAGTCCCACACCTTGATGGCACGGTCCGTGGCCGTCAGCAGGAAGCGGGCATCCCTGCTGagagccagggaggggcaggcccCAGAGTGGACATCTGGCAGCTGCAAGAAGCGTTCTCGTCAATGAAAGAAGATCAAAAACCACAGACTTGCAGACAGAGTCTCCCTTCTCGAGAAATGCCACCTCTCAGGAGCAGCAGGTGCTTAGGGCCTCCCCATCCTCGAGGCACCGCAGGCACTAACACTAGAGCCCAGAGGAAAGAATTTAAGCTGCAGACCGCGGCCATGGGCTCACCTCCCGAACCACGCGGCCCGACGTGCTATCCAGCACAACGACCGTGCTCGACGAGGTGGACACCAGCAGGTGGCCAGGGGGTCCAGGGCCAAAGTAGAGGGCCACCGCCGAGGCCAGACGAGCGCTGGACAGGTCCAGGGCACTGACATCCACTCGCAACAGCTGGGGGAGAGCCGTGAGTGGCTGCCGGGCATGACCTACAGGCCGAGCGGGGGCCCCAGAGCCAGAGCACAGGTGGGCAGCCTTGGGCGCCCCGTGGCACCCCTGCCTGCCTGTGGCTTACACGTTCTGTGTGAGTTGCGACCCCAAGGCTCAGATCCTCTCTGGGGTGAGCAAGGCCTCCCAcccgcccccagctccctccctctccacgcGGGGCCTTCCCTGACTCCCTCTGCCCTGCTAGGACCCAGGGCAGCGTGGGACGGCGCGGCAGGGCTGTCTAGATCTGCCGGCCAAGCCAGCGTGACAGAAGGCTCCGGCCAACTCACCTCCTCTAGCAAGGCCGCGTTCATGATAGTCACCACGTACTTGGAAGGGCCCACGAAGGCCAGCAGGCGGCTGTCCCCGCTAAGCACCAGggcattgggggtggggtgggcgtcCCGGCACACCACGTTAGCTACCGGCAGCGCAGGGGCACACGGTCagctgggtggagggggcgcCCACGGGAGACACAGGTCCGGCCTGAGCCCGCCCCCAGCTGTGGGGAACTCCACACCAGAACCGCACACAGCCCACAGAACCCGGGCACAGAGCGGCGCAACACCAGCGGGCACAGCTACTGCTGGGGCGGGCGGCTCCCCTGGATCAGGCTGGCCCAAGTTACAGCAGCCTCGAGGGGAAACAGATGCCCCGGGTGACCCGACCCCCACTGACTGCTCAGGCCGGTCACTGCCTCTGAGGGCACGGACCTTCCGTCCTGGGGGTGATAAGCCCTAAAACCACACTCTAGCTATAGGCGAGCCCCACCCCGCGGGGACCCGACAAGGACACGGTCAGGAGGCTGGATGGGCAGCACAGGGGTCTGACCTGCCACACGCAGGATGCGACACTGGGTGGTGGCGCAGTGGTACTGGGCCAGGGTGCCCGAAGAGCAAGAGCTGAAGAGGAGGCTGCCATCGGGGCTGGCGGCCAGGCCGGTGACGGGGCCTTGGTGACACCTGCACCACAGGAGGAGAGCGTTGCCCCAGGCCGTCAGCTGCACTGTCCCAGACCTCTCACGGCCCAGCCTGCCCTGGTGGAGTTGCCCCGGGCAGCAGAGGGCGGGAGCCCTGTGGAcggccctccctgccctgcccagccgCCCATGCACCACCTCAGCTTCCAGCATGGGCGTCCATGGGGCTGCAGACAACCGGGCACCCACCTGTGCACCGCCAGGACCtcagcagactccaggctgaaggAACAGACGGCCCCGCTGCTGAAGCCGCAGAATAAGGCTGGCCGCGTGGGGTGGAAGGCGACGGTGCACGGAGCCTCCTCGGGGGACCTCAAGTCATGAAGCTGGAGGACGGATCCGTGAGGGCGTGCAGGAATGGGCCAGCAGCTGGCCTCCAGAGCCTGGGAGCCGGTCGCTCCAGGGTGCCCCCACGGACCCTCCCGTGCTCCACAtctgcctccccccccacacCACAGGAACTCATACCCTCTCCCTGCCACGGCGCCCTCTGGCCATGCCCCACCTGCTGCAGGGTCGCCAGGTCCCAGATGCGCACGGTGTGGTCCTGGGACACGGTGGCCAGCTGCCCATGGCTGCACTCGGTGGCCAGGGCCAGCACCGGAGCAGTGTGCGAGCGAACCAGCACGCGGTACTCCCGGGATGGCACATCCAGGAAGCCTAGGTGGCCCAGGGACGTGGCGGACAGCACACGCAGACCATCTGGGCTGACGCGCACCCAGGTGACTGGCCCCTCATGCTCTGCGGACAGGGCGGCTCCGTGACCTCCCGGGCCCCCCCCAAGACGCAGACGAGCCCGCAGCCTGCCGCTCCGTGTCTGTGCGCTAGGGGAGGCAGCTCCCTGCTGACCACCACTCCTGGCTTAGGGCTCCACCCCCTGGAGCCCAGGACTGACCCCTAGCCAGGGGATGGCCCAGGGACACGGCCCTCCCACAGCAACGCACGGCAGGACGGCCCAACAAGCCCACCTGCCTCCAGGAGCACAGAGGAAAAGTCCAGCGGCCAGAGGCGCAGATAGCCGTCCTCGGAGCCCACAGCGCACGTGGCCTGGGACATGCTAAGGCTGCTGATGGAAATGCCGGGGCCTAGGGAGTTGGGCAGGGTGAGCCCACCACACCTGGGCTACTGCCCGCCACGCAGCAGGGGACCCACCTACCGGAGCCGAAGGTCTGCTTCTGTGACACAGGACTGCCAGGCGTCCACACGGGCAGGAGACGGCGAGCTTGCCGCATGGCCATGTGCTGGTGGTCAATCTCCAAGATGTGGCCACTGCGGCCGCACACGTAGCTGGTCAGGGAGGCAACGAGTGAGGACCGAAGAAACGGGTGGGAGCAGGATGCAGGCGTTACGGGAGCAAGGGCAGGGCTCACAGCATATGGCCATCCTGGGCCGGCCCGAAGGCCAGGTCGGTCAACTCCAGAACACGGTGCTCCCCCAAGTCCACTGGGCAGGACCGCAGCTGCCCCCCTCGCAGCCGCCACAGACGCACGCTGCCCTGCCCGCACGACGCCATCCTACAAGGCACAAACGTGACACTGTAGGTGGTCCCCaagccagggaggggcaggctcgGCCCCCATCTGGGCCCACGAGCTGCCGAGGCCTCATCCCCACAGGATCACCTGGTTTCGTCAAAAAAGGCCACCTCGAATGCCTGGATGTCAACCCCGGTGTGCGTCTTCGCGAGAAGAACTGGCTCACCTCCTCGGCCCACCTGGGCCGTACCCCAGGCCACCACCACCTGCAACGAGCCTGTACTGGGTGCCCGCAGTCCCCCCAATCCACCTGGCCTCTGCCCGCCCAAGTGCCCAGTGGCTGAGGCTGTGGGGACGTCGGCCCTACGGCCCACCAAAACCCACAGGTGTACCCCTGGGCTTGAGGCTCCAAGGTGGACGCATCTGAGGAAAGACGAACAGATGCCCCAGGTACCCCTGACTTCAGAAAGGCTGACACGTCGCCGCGGTCAGCAAAGACGGCAAGTGGTAGCGTCAGCACCGACTCTACCCGCCAGGCCAGAGAATATGAGGTGCCACGTGCTGCACTCAGGGCAGGGGCTCCGGCAGGGGAGCGCCGCTTCCTAGGCCGTCTGGCCGCCACCCGCACCCTGGCACCAGCCGCCCCGCCTCCCTGAGCGGCCCCGTTACCGTCCTCCCCTGCCGGTCCTTGCCGACCCCACAGAGCAGCGCCCCACCACAGGAGAAGCTGCGGATGGACAGAAAGCGGTCAGTGTGGCTGTAGCCAGCCCCCTGGCCCCATCAGAGGCCCCACGCCCACCTGAGAGAGCAGAGCATATGGGCCGGACTCCGGAACAGGGACAGGCAAGCCCCGGTCCTGAAATCCCAGAGGCGCAGCATGCTTGAGGGCCGGGCCTGGGCCGAGGCCAGCAGCACGTTGTCTCCATCCAGTGCCAGGGCAGAAACCTGCAGGAGGCGGCAGCGTGACGGGACGGCCTGGGCCCATGGGCACGAGCCTCCCGCTGCAGGGCCGGTGGCACCCACCTTGTCAGTGTGGCCGAGCAGGCAGCGCTGCTCCCGGGTGTCGGTGCGCAGGACGACGACGACCGCGTGGCAGGGATACACCACAGCAGACCCGTCCTTGGTCCACAGGGCCTGCGTGCGGGGCCCAGAGGCTGACTTCACAGGCTCAGGCCtccggcctcccccagcccagcacaCCCCACCCCGTGCCAGGGGCACACACACGAGGACCTCCTGTAAACCCCCTTCTGCACGACCACAGACGCTGGGGCTGAGGTGATGGACGGCAGGACCCACAGACACTGGTCTGCGTCCAGAAGGACCTGGCAAGCACAGAGCCACAGACCCGACATCAGTGCCATGCCAGCTCCACACGCCAGACAGGCATCAGAGGCTCACATGACATGGGACAGCTCCAGCTCCCGGGCCCCTGCCAACGCCGCCTGCACTCGCGACACAACAAACAGGCCCAGCCCCAAGTCGCACGCAGACCCGGGCAGGCGGCCATCCCTGGCTTGAGAGACTCGGGCCTGAGGAAGTCTAGATGTGCAGACGTGCAGAGCCACCTCGAGGAGACACGgggctctccccgccccctccgtGGAACTGACACACACGAGCCACTGGCACCTCTGCACCCCTCACCCATTTGGTGCTGTGGCCCCCGAAGCCAACGACGCCCTTGAGCCTCAGGATTGGATCTGGGAGGAAGCTCTGAAACAGGCAAACCCGGGGAGACCGCAGGAGGTGAGGCCACCTGCCACAGGGACCGGCCAGCCCACACTAGCTGCTCCCCCCAACACAGCAGAGTAGCCCCAGGGGCTTCTGCCAACTGCACTGGGCGGGAAGAGGCGTGGCCACCATGCCAGCCCCCGGGTACCCTGGCTCCTGtccccgcctgcagcccaaggcctCCAGGGGTCAGCGGCTCGTCCTTACTCTTTGTCGGAAAAGATGCTCGGCCAGGGCCACCTCCTGCTTGCTCTGCTTCCCGCCAAAAGGCTGGAGAACGACAGGTGATCAGAGGCCTAGCAGCCCTTGCACACCCTCGTCAAGGCCCCACCCGCCTCCCTAGGGGTAGGCACTGACCTCGTGCATGGCCACATCCCCCCGGACCGTGGGCACCACGGTCGGCTTAGGGGCAGACACGCCAACACCGTTGCCAGCTGCGTGCTTGTGCCTGGCGTGTGCGGGGGCCGAGGGCTCGCTCCCCGTGGGAACCTCTGAGCGCTCACAGAACAAGCTGACCTCCGGAAGGGACCTGGGCACCGAGGGGGCCTGGCAAGGCTGCAGGAGCACAGGGGCCGTCAGCACCCTGAGGCCACCACCCTCCAGGCCCGTGTGCAAGGGCGCAGGAGCACTCACAGCTATGGGGCCCGCAGAGGGCGCCCCGTCCTGGGTGGCACTGCTGGAAGCCCgggggtgagggagaagctgCGGCACACGCCCCAGGAAATCCGGAAGGGAGCGAACGGCCACAGAAGCCACTGGGCACAGTACCCACGGCCTGCAGAGAGCATGGCCACAGGGCCTCACCCACCGCGCCCCCAGGTCCCAGCTGGCGCCACAGCTGCAAAGGCTGAGAACACCAGGCCCCCCGCGCAGCCTCCTGCGTGTCTGGCACCTCAGGACGGCCTGAGGCTAGCCAGCCGCAGCCTCACACGGCGTCACCACCCCCTCCGAGAGCCTCCGTGCCCCTCGTGACCCCCCAGGCCCACCTGCCTCAGGAGGAGAGCAGCTCTCCTGAACCGGCCTGGGATATGCTTCTGAGCTGTCGCTTGGAAACCTGGCCCGGCAGAGACGGTCCGTGTCCAGAGGCCACCCTGACCTCCCTCCGCTGGCCCCCTGGGGACGGGCAGAGCCGCTCACCGGAGGTGGACGTAGTGGTCGTACCAGCTCTCACCCTTGGGCACCGGGAAGGCCATCTCTCGAGGCACAGGTGTGACACGGAGCCTCGCCCGCTGGGCCTCAGCGACCGTGAGAGCTATGGAGAGCAGAGCTGTTGCGGGAGGGAAGGCCACCCAGCTCCCTCTTCCGGCCAAGGTGAGTCCCAAGGGCAGGGCCACCCGCCCGGCCACCAAGGCTCCAGCGCCCCCACAAGCCCTCGGGAAAATGGCAGACAGCGGGCAGGCAGGCTGCAGCTCACTGGGGTCAAAGCACAGGTCGCTGGTGTAGAGGCTCTTCACGAGCAGGCTGGCGCATAGCTTGACGCTCTTGAGGTGGCCGTAGCGCCGGTTTACATAGACCAACAGAATGTCCCGCAGGTCGAGCTGCAGGCACGTCCAGCGGGCATCAGAGGGGCCGACCCTGGTCCCCCCTGCAGAGCGCAGCTGCCATCAGGCCTTGGGTGTCCCTGCTCCACCCGGCCGGCCGCATGTCGCCTAGGCCCGCCCCTCCCCGACCTGGCGGCCTGTCCGTGCCCCGTCCGCACGTCACCTTTCTCATCTTTCGTGGCTGCCCCAGCCCCACATATGAGGGGAAACTGAAGCCACGTGGCCGTAGACTTGAACTCCTTGAACAGGTTGGAGAAGGACATGCGGACAACCTGGCCGTCCTGCAAGGCAGCGAGCGTGAGGACATgcagggacagggatggggaggCCACGCCTGGTGCCCACTCCCGCTCAGCACCTCGGTGGCCACATCCAGCTGGATGACGAAGTGCTTGCCGGGCAGGGGCCTGAAGAGCACGTACAGGTAGCGGCCTGTGAGCCCCAGAGACTGCGTGCTGGTCCCGGGGAGCTGGATGTAGCCACCAGCGGACGGGGCGCCCAGGATGCGGTACACAGCGCACCGCAGGCTCTCGTcctaagagacagagagggggcgggagggggggccACGCGGCCTCGCCAAACCCAGGTCGCGGGCAGGGCCCCACTCACGGTCACAGCGGCCACATCGCCTTCCTTGCTGCACCGCCTCCACTCCCCCACCCTGCAGTGTCGGAAAACGTTCACGAACGGGCGCTGCCACGCTGCGGGGCAGGGACGGGAGGGTCAGGGCGGGTCAGGGCCTGGAGGGCCCCctggagggcagagctgggcccGCGCCCCACCGCCTGGACACTGGACTCcggtccccgcccccccaggttccctccagctccccgccccccgggtccccccccccagctccccgccgCCTTCCTCCGCCCCCCCCAAACTCCCCGGGtcccccccagctccccgccccccggggccccccagctccccgccccccggggcccctcaGCTCCCCGccgcctgcccccctgcccccctgcccccctgccccccagccccccgggtCCCAGGCCCCGCGCGCCGCTACCCTTCGCCATGGCGCCGCCGCTCGCACTTCCCGCCTCGGCCGCGGCGCTCCCGCAGGGCACGCAGCGCCCTTGGCAACGGCGCCCCTGCCGCGAGCCCGCGGTGGCGTCACGTGACCCGGGGCGGGGCCACGGCCACGTGACGGCGCTGGTAGCCCTGCCAGGCCGCCGCGGGAGCCGGGAGCGCGCCCCGACAGCCCGGCTCGGCCCTCCTCCCCCCGTgcccccccggggccccggcaGCGCAGCCCGCGCTCTGCTCCGCGTCCCACCGGCCTGGGCGGCGGGGAGGCCCGAACCCCGATTTTGCGCCCCGGGCCCTCCCCGCGCTGGCGGATGCGGAGCCGGGGACCAGGCTGGGCGCACCGGACAGCCCGAGGAGAGCCcgcggccggcggggggggggggggggcggggcgggcccctGGAGGCCGGAGCTGGGCGGAGCAGCAGCCCCGAGGCGAGGAGGCGCGGCCTAGTTCACGCGGACCTTAACCCCCACGCTCCAAGGAAAGGCCACTCACAAGGGCAGTTTCTCAACTTTATTAGCCTACAGCTCCTCCCTGCCGGCCGCAGGGGCTGGTCCCTGGGCAGTGAGCAGGATTGAGGTCAGATTCGGCCCCTGGCCCCCGGAAGCGTGGCACAGCTCGTCCAGGGGCTCAGCAGGTGCAAAAGTCCAAATGCTGGCACTTCAGGTGTGGCCGGCTCCTGGCCAGACTCGGGGTGAAGCGCGGCCTGCCTTGGCGGCAAAACGGGGCACCACCGTCCTCTCCTGGCGAGGGGCCACCCCTTGGCAGGGCTGGGCCCTGCACGGCAGCATTCCTCCCAAGGCAGCTAGGAGCAGTTTGTGATCCTGGCCAGGAACTGCTGCGCCCACCACTCGTCCAGGTCAATGGGCACAAAGTCTGTGGGCAGAGTAGAGGGCTGGGCAGTGATGCTGCCTCCCGCATCACTCAGCATCTCCCCCTTGGAGCTGACCACAGGCCCCTCACCCAGACCTGGAGGTAGCAAGCAGTAGGAAAAAGCAGGTCAAGTTCAAGGGCCCTCCCCAACCCCCTAGGGCTAGAACCCAGCGGGTCCGGTCAGGGTTGGAGGGAGTGGAGGGTACTCCCTGAGAGCAGGGGAGGGCTCACTCTGCAGCCGGGGGTTGGGGGTCTTCTCCACGTACTGCACAGGCCTGGGCCCACTATGGCCAGTGGGGCC
The genomic region above belongs to Vulpes lagopus strain Blue_001 chromosome 3, ASM1834538v1, whole genome shotgun sequence and contains:
- the WDR90 gene encoding WD repeat-containing protein 90 isoform X7; the protein is MAKAWQRPFVNVFRHCRVGEWRRCSKEGDVAAVTDESLRCAVYRILGAPSAGGYIQLPGTSTQSLGLTGRYLYVLFRPLPGKHFVIQLDVATEDGQVVRMSFSNLFKEFKSTATWLQFPLICGAGAATKDEKGGTRVGPSDARWTCLQLDLRDILLVYVNRRYGHLKSVKLCASLLVKSLYTSDLCFDPTLTVAEAQRARLRVTPVPREMAFPVPKGESWYDHYVHLRPWVLCPVASVAVRSLPDFLGRVPQLLPHPRASSSATQDGAPSAGPIAVSAPAPLHTGLEGGGLRVLTAPVLLQPCQAPSVPRSLPEVSLFCERSEVPTGSEPSAPAHARHKHAAGNGVGVSAPKPTVVPTVRGDVAMHEPFGGKQSKQEVALAEHLFRQRSFLPDPILRLKGVVGFGGHSTKWALWTKDGSAVVYPCHAVVVVLRTDTREQRCLLGHTDKVSALALDGDNVLLASAQARPSSMLRLWDFRTGACLSLFRSPAHMLCSLSFSCGGALLCGVGKDRQGRTVVVAWGTAQVGRGGEPVLLAKTHTGVDIQAFEVAFFDETRMASCGQGSVRLWRLRGGQLRSCPVDLGEHRVLELTDLAFGPAQDGHMLYVCGRSGHILEIDHQHMAMRQARRLLPVWTPGSPVSQKQTFGSGPGISISSLSMSQATCAVGSEDGYLRLWPLDFSSVLLEAEHEGPVTWVRVSPDGLRVLSATSLGHLGFLDVPSREYRVLVRSHTAPVLALATECSHGQLATVSQDHTVRIWDLATLQQLHDLRSPEEAPCTVAFHPTRPALFCGFSSGAVCSFSLESAEVLAVHRCHQGPVTGLAASPDGSLLFSSCSSGTLAQYHCATTQCRILRVAANVVCRDAHPTPNALVLSGDSRLLAFVGPSKYVVTIMNAALLEELLRVDVSALDLSSARLASAVALYFGPGPPGHLLVSTSSSTVVVLDSTSGRVVRELPDVHSGACPSLALSRDARFLLTATDRAIKVWDYLTQACPGCQVYIGHSEPVRAVAFAPDQQRLLSVGDAIFLWDILGPLERSPPGSAGDSPGVPPTCEASLDARQLEDMVSGAHGLPRQQVPKPSQASPLLLGVCAGPLRDDDGAFSWSDEEGLSEESHIPEGLCQGSSLPVLVKEASGAGDRVWGSPGGPRGFSMRPHPHGWPSAWGTRKAQVRPSARPDCYRHFVARYKTSSLPKSASVSRGSAERLLLKVVMGYNGNGRANMVWKPDTGFFAYTSGCLVVVEDLHSGAQQHWLGHPEEISTLALSHDAQVLASASGCGSTASCCQIRIWNVPGGSCRQLMSYHSTAVQALAFSPDDELLVTLGDYGDRTLALWSMATCELLSATCLPEPVHGVAFNPRDAGELACVGQRAVTLWLLHGPNASLQGRREPLPEELGAGELTSLCYGAAPLLYCGSNAGQVCVWDTSASRCFLAWEADDGEIGVLLCSGARLVSGSNTRRLRLWAVGAVPELRCKGSRARSSSVFMECELTLDGAVVSAVFHDTMDMGVVGTTAGTLWYVSWAEGSSTRLISGHRSKVNEVVFSPSASHWATCSDDGSVRVWSLASMELLIQFQVLNQGCLCLAWSPASCAHPEQQQVAAGYSDGTLRVFSISRIAMELKMHPHWAALTAIAYSADGQTILSGDKDGLVAVSCPRTGMTFCVLSDHRGALISTVQSRSKEVVERIPLPFFAVSLSLSPGARLVAVGFAERVLRLVDCESGTMQDFAGHDDLVQLCRFAPSARLLFSAAHSEILVWEVTGPWAAGGASGSGPRLG
- the WDR90 gene encoding WD repeat-containing protein 90 isoform X2, yielding MAKAWQRPFVNVFRHCRVGEWRRCSKEGDVAAVTLPGTSTQSLGLTGRYLYVLFRPLPGKHFVIQLDVATEDGQVVRMSFSNLFKEFKSTATWLQFPLICGAGAATKDEKGGTRVGPSDARWTCLQLDLRDILLVYVNRRYGHLKSVKLCASLLVKSLYTSDLCFDPTLTVAEAQRARLRVTPVPREMAFPVPKGESWYDHYVHLRPWVLCPVASVAVRSLPDFLGRVPQLLPHPRASSSATQDGAPSAGPIAVSAPAPLHTGLEGGGLRVLTAPVLLQPCQAPSVPRSLPEVSLFCERSEVPTGSEPSAPAHARHKHAAGNGVGVSAPKPTVVPTVRGDVAMHEPFGGKQSKQEVALAEHLFRQRSFLPDPILRLKGVVGFGGHSTKWALWTKDGSAVVYPCHAVVVVLRTDTREQRCLLGHTDKVSALALDGDNVLLASAQARPSSMLRLWDFRTGACLSLFRSPAHMLCSLSFSCGGALLCGVGKDRQGRTVVVAWGTAQVGRGGEPVLLAKTHTGVDIQAFEVAFFDETRMASCGQGSVRLWRLRGGQLRSCPVDLGEHRVLELTDLAFGPAQDGHMLYVCGRSGHILEIDHQHMAMRQARRLLPVWTPGSPVSQKQTFGSGPGISISSLSMSQATCAVGSEDGYLRLWPLDFSSVLLEAEHEGPVTWVRVSPDGLRVLSATSLGHLGFLDVPSREYRVLVRSHTAPVLALATECSHGQLATVSQDHTVRIWDLATLQQLHDLRSPEEAPCTVAFHPTRPALFCGFSSGAVCSFSLESAEVLAVHRCHQGPVTGLAASPDGSLLFSSCSSGTLAQYHCATTQCRILRVAANVVCRDAHPTPNALVLSGDSRLLAFVGPSKYVVTIMNAALLEELLRVDVSALDLSSARLASAVALYFGPGPPGHLLVSTSSSTVVVLDSTSGRVVRELPDVHSGACPSLALSRDARFLLTATDRAIKVWDYLTQACPGCQVYIGHSEPVRAVAFAPDQQRLLSVGDAIFLWDILGPLERSPPGSAGDSPGVPPTCEASLDARQLEDMVSGAHGLPRQQVPKPSQASPLLLGVCAGPLRDDDGAFSWSDEEGLSEESHIPEGLCQGSSLPVLVKEASGAGDRVWGSPGGPRGFSMRPHPHGWPSAWGTRKAQVRPSARPDCYRHFVARYKTSSLPKSASVSRGSAERLLLKVVMGYNGNGRANMVWKPDTGFFAYTSGCLVVVEDLHSGAQQHWLGHPEEISTLALSHDAQVLASASGCGSTASCCQIRIWNVPGGSCRQLMSYHSTAVQALAFSPDDELLVTLGDYGDRTLALWSMATCELLSATCLPEPVHGVAFNPRDAGELACVGQRAVTLWLLHGPNASLQGRREPLPEELGAGELTSLCYGAAPLLYCGSNAGQVCVWDTSASRCFLAWEADDGEIGVLLCSGARLVSGSNTRRLRLWAVGAVPELRCKGSRARSSSVFMECELTLDGAVVSAVFHDTMDMGVVGTTAGTLWYVSWAEGSSTRLISGHRSKVNEVVFSPSASHWATCSDDGSVRVWSLASMELLIQFQVLNQGCLCLAWSPASCAHPEQQQVAAGYSDGTLRVFSISRIAMELKMHPHWAALTAIAYSADGQTILSGDKDGLVAVSCPRTGMTFCVLSDHRGALISTVQSRSKEHGDFGAQWADLWLAASSDQCISIWAADWPQGHCELVDWLSSPSPTLMEGPSHPPSPLVAFCPWDGALLACAGLGVRPEVVFYSLHQKQVVERIPLPFFAVSLSLSPGARLVAVGFAERVLRLVDCESGTMQDFAGHDDLVQLCRFAPSARLLFSAAHSEILVWEVTGPWAAGGASGSGPRLG
- the WDR90 gene encoding WD repeat-containing protein 90 isoform X5, encoding MAKAWQRPFVNVFRHCRVGEWRRCSKEGDVAAVTDESLRCAVYRILGAPSAGGYIQLPGTSTQSLGLTGRYLYVLFRPLPGKHFVIQLDVATEDGQVVRMSFSNLFKEFKSTATWLQFPLICGAGAATKDEKGGTRVGPSDARWTCLQLDLRDILLVYVNRRYGHLKSVKLCASLLVKSLYTSDLCFDPTLTVAEAQRARLRVTPVPREMAFPVPKGESWYDHYVHLRPWVLCPVASVAVRSLPDFLGRVPQLLPHPRASSSATQDGAPSAGPIAVSAPAPLHTGLEGGGLRVLTAPVLLQPCQAPSVPRSLPEVSLFCERSEVPTGSEPSAPAHARHKHAAGNGVGVSAPKPTVVPTVRGDVAMHEPFGGKQSKQEVALAEHLFRQRSFLPDPILRLKGVVGFGGHSTKWALWTKDGSAVVYPCHAVVVVLRTDTREQRCLLGHTDKVSALALDGDNVLLASAQARPSSMLRLWDFRTGACLSLFRSPAHMLCSLSFSCGGALLCGVGKDRQGRTVVVAWGTAQVGRGGEPVLLAKTHTGVDIQAFEVAFFDETRMASCGQGSVRLWRLRGGQLRSCPVDLGEHRVLELTDLAFGPAQDGHMLYVCGRSGHILEIDHQHMAMRQARRLLPVWTPGSPVSQKQTFGSGPGISISSLSMSQATCAVGSEDGYLRLWPLDFSSVLLEAEHEGPVTWVRVSPDGLRVLSATSLGHLGFLDVPSREYRVLVRSHTAPVLALATECSHGQLATVSQDHTVRIWDLATLQQLHDLRSPEEAPCTVAFHPTRPALFCGFSSGAVCSFSLESAEVLAVHRCHQGPVTGLAASPDGSLLFSSCSSGTLAQYHCATTQCRILRVAANVVCRDAHPTPNALVLSGDSRLLAFVGPSKYVVTIMNAALLEELLRVDVSALDLSSARLASAVALYFGPGPPGHLLVSTSSSTVVVLDSTSGRVVRELPDVHSGACPSLALSRDARFLLTATDRAIKVWDYLTQACPGCQVYIGHSEPVRAVAFAPDQQRLLSVGDAIFLWDILGPLERSPPGSAGDSPGVPPTCEASLDARQLEDMVSGAHGLPRQQVPKPSQASPLLLGVCAGPLRDDDGAFSWSDEEGLSEESHIPEGLCQGSSLPVLVKEASGAGDRVWGSPGGPRGFSMRPHPHGWPSAWGTRKAQVRPSARPDCYRHFVARYKTSSLPKSASVSRGSAERLLLKVVMGYNGNGRANMVWKPDTGFFAYTSGCLVVVEDLHSGAQQHWLGHPEEISTLALSHDAQVLASASGCGSTASCCQIRIWNVPGGSCRQLMSYHSTAVQALAFSPDDELLVTLGDYGDRTLALWSMATCELLSATCLPEPVHGVAFNPRDAGELACVGQRAVTLWLLHGPNASLQGRREPLPEELGAGELTSLCYGAAPLLYCGSNAGQVCVWDTSASRCFLAWEADDGEIGVLLCSGARLVSGSNTRRLRLWAVGAVPELRCKGSRARSSSVFMECELTLDGAVVSAVFHDTMDMGVVGTTAGTLWYVSWAEGSSTRLISGHRSKVNEVVFSPSASHWATCSDDGSVRVWSLASMELLIQFQVLNQGCLCLAWSPASCAHPEQQQVAAGYSDGTLRVFSISRIAMELKMHPHWAALTAIAYSADGQTILSGDKDGLVAVSCPRTGMTFCVLSDHRGALISTVQSRSKEHGDFGAQWADLWLAASSDQCISIWAADWPQGHCELVDWLSSPSPTLMEVVERIPLPFFAVSLSLSPGARLVAVGFAERVLRLVDCESGTMQDFAGHDDLVQLCRFAPSARLLFSAAHSEILVWEVTGPWAAGGASGSGPRLG